A single window of Mangifera indica cultivar Alphonso chromosome 18, CATAS_Mindica_2.1, whole genome shotgun sequence DNA harbors:
- the LOC123201800 gene encoding thioredoxin-like protein CXXS1, translating to MQRNGQLKKSRVVKVDSKESWDFFISQATTQGCPVVVHFTAAWCMPSVAMNPFFEELALSFQNILFLVVDVDEVQEVATKMDIKAMPTFLLMKEEAQIERLVGANPEKIKKRINIFINSMS from the exons atgcaaaggaATGGACAGTTAAAGAAGTCTAGAGTTGTCAAAGTAGACTCCAAGGAATCATGGGATTTCTTTATCAGTCAAGCTACTACTCAAGGCTGCCCT GTTGTAGTACATTTTACTGCTGCATGGTGCATGCCTTCAGTGGCCATGAATCCTTTCTTTGAAGAACTGGCTTTATCCTTCCAAAATATCCTCTTCCTTGTAGTGGATGTTGATGAAGTGCAG GAGGTGGCAACCAAGATGGACATCAAGGCCATGCCTACCTTTTTGTTGATGAAGGAAGAAGCTCAAATTGAAAGGCTTGTGGGAGCAAATCCAGAAAAGATTAAGAAAAGAATCAATATTTTCATCAACTCCATGAGTTAG